Proteins encoded together in one Hymenobacter monticola window:
- a CDS encoding PAS domain-containing protein, translated as MEPTPAAQPDPIQPDGTLAAEGLLDALPWGVLVLDEQRVIRRINRQAARWCSAPAADLLGRPLAAAGLPAPARAALLQLLETDATAPREVFLAAQEQWISLSAARQPGGWSLYGQDITPQKQREQQYQALAENTPDVLTRWTPDLRLRYANAALAAKMGQPLEALLGRTFAEMGASADIAGPYMAALRRVFATGQPQEHYNPFPGPHGTAYFYSRLVPEVRDGEIDTVLGIARDITELKQTQAEALRLGDELTQRATDRYQSLFHSMDQGFCVLEVLFDATGQRAVDFRYLELNPAFARQSGMPANVLGKTASELLPDLDAFWFETYGRVALTGETVRVEHYVPPVGRWLDVHAFRVGAPEAHQVAVLFNDITPRKDAETSLRRAAEADAFRLRLVDDLGPLTSPVAIQEAITRLTRLYFNADRCYYCEISDEQATIRCDDAAEGLPSAAGTYPLTDFGQLRTLVDAGRPFAVYDLGQVQALDEPLRQQAARLGVVSCLNVPLLKNGQPTGVLCLMQATPREWTAADMALATEVAERTWSAVERARTEQALAASEEKYRTLFAAVDDGFAILELLPDAHGQLADFVYLETNPAFVRHVGIDVQGRRRSEVLPENQGLLLEKYAGIMATGEPLHLEYQMHSLGGQWFQTTAARIGSAESRRVGVIVRNITRRKRREANLAFLADLNVEFAPALSAEQIMARVTERLAGYLQLSRCHLAVVDATGELLDVVFDWRRDAAHLPAVLGRHRIDGYLTPAGRAHLDAGQPLVLTGEESSPLINMPLGILADMGFGSSVDIPYLVNGRWHFLLSVARTGPSAWAPDEVKLLQQLAARIYIRLERAQAEAALQDVHTQLAGVLESTHDAFYALDAESNFTYINQRAAQLWGLDPALLLGQHYWKVFPQAVGSEPYRRQQEVLKTRQPAHFETVSPILGIWIEASMYPSPRGGLAVFFRDITARKRAEERQAFLLQLSDALRPLQNPADIQTAATRVLGEHFGADRAQYWEAEPDGEHFVAVSGYAKDGPPPTSRVRLDDLGPYVKDAIAAGQPLAMADAATDPRVEEAALAAHEGIGARTYIAVPLVKEGRLVAALGVYWDRARRWTDEEMSLVEETAERTWAAVARSRAEEAQRESEQRLRAVIENLPGAAVFIVDRSLRYQLAEGAALRQSGYEAADFVGQSVQAMASPEQWPDFQRHYEQALAGRPFEYEHEQGGRAYATRGGPLRDAVGAVVAVLAVSYDITARKQAEAAVQASETRFRVAEEASNGFIYDWTAHPDAVTRSAGITHMLGYAPEDLGNTSATWLGLIHPDDQPAVARWVTPVGDAHVTNEYRVRRADGSYAYVLDRSLVLRDAAGQVARIVGSVVDISDRRQAEAALQESEQKYRNLFDSMDEGYCIIEVMFDAEDQPYDWRYIDVNPAFEKNNGLTNATGKTIRELTPNIEPKWFATYGRVAQTGQPLRFEEDSAALGRCFTLYAFPVGAPGSNLVAVLFTDITARKQAEDALRLSEARLSLALQAGRMGSFEWTSEGDGIALSATSKELFGLLPGTALATSEEGATLLLHPDDHARHRALFDEACRTGEDFHSIFRIVRPNDGEVRWIEERGQGFRDAATGVVYLRGVHWDVTETMMAQQRLADFNSRLEQRVARRTRELQASRDLLQSVFDTNLIAMSVQEAVRDETGAVQDFRLRLVSGELVRETGRTDLVGKLYAQEYPGIREAGIFDLAVQALETGVPQGMEYFYPYEGFDKWFACQFVKLGDNGIVATNLDITERKTAEQERLKNLRLLEQAEAVAGLGSWDYDLATGTLRWSDGMYQLFGLPAGSPVAPADYLGRVVAEDRPRAEHLVQRLATGAGDSEDTLRLQVAGRVKTVRMKSVVLRDAQGQAVRVLGVDLDISELQRLEQDNLRLRLTQQRALFEAVQAAQEAERKRMAESLHNGIGQILYATKLHLDRLHAPLLGTDPSLVAARREADQLLGEAIRQTRALSHELVPMVLAEFGLAAALQDICRKMSSPQLRFHCSVQLDADAAPLAPSLQMALYRMAQELTQNVVKHARGATEAGLELETMPGWVLFRAEDNGPGFAAAPAQSPGLGLRSIRDRVALLGGQLEIGSVPTGGAYVRIRIPLPVFLKP; from the coding sequence ATGGAACCCACCCCCGCCGCGCAGCCCGACCCTATTCAGCCGGACGGTACCTTGGCGGCTGAGGGGCTGCTCGATGCCTTGCCGTGGGGAGTGCTTGTGTTGGACGAGCAGCGCGTCATCCGGCGCATCAACCGGCAGGCGGCCCGCTGGTGCAGCGCCCCCGCCGCCGACCTGCTGGGCCGGCCTTTAGCAGCGGCTGGCTTGCCGGCGCCCGCGCGCGCAGCCCTGCTGCAGCTGCTCGAAACCGATGCCACGGCGCCCCGCGAGGTGTTTCTGGCCGCACAGGAGCAATGGATTTCCCTCTCGGCCGCCCGGCAGCCCGGCGGCTGGTCGCTCTACGGGCAAGACATCACCCCCCAGAAGCAGCGCGAGCAGCAGTACCAGGCCCTGGCCGAAAACACCCCCGACGTGCTCACCCGCTGGACGCCCGACCTGCGCCTGCGCTACGCCAACGCCGCCCTCGCCGCCAAGATGGGCCAGCCCCTGGAGGCCTTGCTTGGCCGCACTTTCGCCGAGATGGGCGCATCCGCCGACATCGCTGGGCCCTACATGGCGGCCCTGCGGCGCGTGTTTGCCACGGGCCAGCCGCAGGAACATTACAACCCTTTTCCCGGGCCGCACGGCACGGCGTACTTCTACTCGCGCCTGGTGCCCGAAGTGCGCGACGGGGAAATCGACACCGTCCTCGGCATCGCCCGCGACATTACCGAGTTGAAACAAACCCAGGCCGAAGCCCTGCGCCTGGGCGACGAGCTGACGCAGCGCGCCACCGACCGGTACCAGTCCTTGTTCCACAGCATGGACCAAGGGTTTTGCGTGCTCGAAGTCCTGTTCGACGCCACCGGGCAGCGGGCCGTGGATTTTCGTTACCTGGAGCTGAACCCGGCTTTTGCCCGTCAGTCGGGCATGCCGGCCAACGTGTTGGGCAAAACCGCCTCCGAACTGCTGCCCGACCTGGACGCCTTCTGGTTTGAAACCTATGGCCGGGTGGCCCTGACGGGCGAAACCGTGCGCGTGGAGCACTACGTGCCGCCCGTGGGCCGCTGGCTCGACGTGCACGCCTTTCGGGTGGGAGCGCCCGAAGCCCACCAGGTGGCGGTGCTGTTCAACGACATCACGCCCCGCAAAGACGCCGAAACGTCGCTGCGCCGCGCCGCCGAGGCCGACGCATTTCGGCTGCGCCTGGTCGATGACTTGGGCCCGCTTACCAGCCCGGTGGCCATCCAGGAAGCCATCACCCGCCTGACCCGGCTGTATTTCAACGCCGACCGCTGCTACTACTGCGAAATCTCGGACGAGCAGGCCACCATCCGCTGCGACGACGCTGCCGAAGGCCTGCCCTCGGCGGCCGGTACCTACCCGTTGACCGATTTTGGCCAGCTGCGGACCTTGGTGGATGCAGGCCGCCCCTTCGCCGTGTACGACCTGGGCCAGGTCCAGGCCCTCGACGAGCCCCTGCGCCAGCAGGCCGCGCGGCTCGGGGTGGTTTCCTGCCTGAACGTTCCCCTCCTCAAAAACGGGCAGCCCACCGGCGTGCTGTGCCTGATGCAAGCCACGCCCCGCGAATGGACGGCCGCCGACATGGCCCTGGCCACCGAAGTAGCCGAGCGCACCTGGTCGGCGGTGGAGCGGGCCCGTACCGAGCAGGCCCTGGCCGCATCGGAAGAGAAATACCGCACGCTGTTTGCGGCCGTCGACGATGGCTTTGCCATTCTGGAGCTGCTGCCCGATGCCCACGGGCAATTGGCCGATTTTGTGTACCTCGAAACCAACCCGGCCTTCGTCCGCCATGTGGGGATAGACGTGCAGGGCCGGCGCCGCTCCGAGGTATTGCCGGAAAACCAGGGGCTTTTGCTGGAGAAATACGCCGGCATTATGGCCACCGGCGAGCCGCTGCATCTTGAATACCAGATGCACAGCCTGGGCGGCCAATGGTTTCAAACCACGGCGGCGCGCATTGGTAGCGCCGAGAGCCGGCGCGTGGGCGTCATCGTGCGCAACATCACCCGGCGCAAGCGCCGCGAAGCCAACCTGGCCTTTCTGGCCGACCTGAACGTGGAGTTTGCACCCGCCCTCAGCGCCGAGCAGATTATGGCGCGCGTGACCGAACGCCTGGCCGGCTACCTGCAGCTCTCGCGCTGCCACCTGGCGGTGGTGGATGCCACCGGGGAGCTGCTGGACGTCGTCTTCGACTGGCGGCGCGACGCCGCGCACCTGCCCGCGGTGCTGGGGCGGCACCGCATCGACGGCTACCTCACGCCGGCCGGCCGGGCGCACCTCGACGCCGGCCAGCCACTGGTGCTCACCGGTGAGGAGTCCAGCCCGCTCATCAACATGCCCCTCGGCATTCTGGCCGACATGGGCTTTGGCTCGTCCGTCGACATTCCCTACCTCGTCAACGGGCGGTGGCATTTTCTGCTCTCCGTGGCACGGACCGGTCCCAGCGCCTGGGCGCCCGACGAGGTGAAGCTCTTGCAACAGCTGGCCGCCCGCATCTACATCCGCCTGGAGCGCGCCCAGGCCGAGGCCGCCCTGCAGGACGTGCACACCCAGCTGGCGGGCGTGCTGGAAAGCACGCACGACGCCTTCTACGCCCTCGATGCCGAATCCAACTTCACTTACATAAACCAGCGGGCGGCCCAGCTTTGGGGCCTCGACCCCGCCTTGCTCCTCGGCCAGCACTACTGGAAGGTGTTCCCGCAGGCGGTGGGCAGCGAACCCTACCGCCGCCAGCAAGAAGTGCTGAAAACCCGCCAGCCGGCACATTTCGAAACGGTGTCGCCCATTCTGGGCATCTGGATTGAGGCGAGCATGTACCCCAGCCCGCGCGGCGGCCTGGCGGTTTTTTTTCGCGACATCACGGCCCGCAAGCGCGCCGAGGAGCGGCAGGCGTTCCTGCTCCAGCTCAGCGACGCGTTGCGGCCACTGCAAAACCCGGCCGACATCCAGACGGCGGCCACGCGCGTGCTGGGCGAGCATTTCGGCGCCGACCGCGCCCAGTATTGGGAGGCCGAACCCGACGGGGAGCATTTTGTGGCCGTGAGCGGCTACGCCAAAGACGGCCCGCCCCCCACCAGCCGCGTGCGCCTCGACGACCTGGGGCCCTACGTTAAAGACGCCATTGCCGCGGGGCAACCGCTGGCCATGGCCGACGCCGCCACCGACCCGCGCGTGGAAGAAGCGGCCCTGGCCGCCCACGAGGGCATTGGGGCCCGCACCTACATTGCCGTGCCGCTCGTGAAGGAAGGGCGGCTCGTGGCCGCGTTGGGGGTTTATTGGGACCGGGCCCGCCGGTGGACGGACGAGGAAATGAGCCTGGTGGAGGAAACCGCCGAGCGCACTTGGGCCGCCGTGGCGCGCAGCCGGGCCGAAGAAGCCCAGCGCGAGAGCGAGCAGCGCCTGCGGGCCGTGATAGAAAACTTGCCCGGTGCGGCCGTGTTCATCGTGGACCGCAGCTTGCGCTACCAGCTGGCCGAGGGCGCCGCCCTGCGGCAGTCCGGGTACGAGGCCGCCGACTTTGTGGGCCAATCGGTGCAGGCAATGGCCTCCCCCGAGCAGTGGCCCGACTTTCAGCGGCACTACGAGCAGGCGCTGGCCGGCCGGCCCTTCGAGTACGAGCACGAGCAGGGCGGGCGGGCGTATGCCACGCGGGGCGGCCCCCTGCGCGACGCCGTCGGCGCCGTGGTGGCCGTGCTGGCCGTGAGCTACGATATTACGGCCCGCAAGCAGGCCGAGGCGGCCGTGCAGGCGTCCGAAACCCGGTTTCGGGTGGCCGAAGAAGCGTCCAACGGATTTATTTACGACTGGACGGCGCACCCCGATGCCGTGACGCGCAGTGCCGGCATCACCCACATGCTGGGCTACGCGCCGGAAGACCTGGGGAACACCTCGGCCACGTGGCTGGGGCTCATCCACCCCGATGACCAGCCGGCGGTCGCCCGCTGGGTGACGCCGGTTGGCGACGCGCACGTCACGAACGAGTACCGCGTGCGCCGCGCCGACGGCTCCTACGCCTACGTGCTGGACCGCAGCTTGGTGCTGCGCGATGCCGCTGGCCAGGTGGCGCGCATCGTGGGCTCGGTGGTGGATATTTCGGACCGGCGTCAGGCCGAAGCCGCCCTGCAGGAATCGGAACAGAAGTACCGCAACCTGTTCGATTCGATGGACGAGGGCTATTGCATCATCGAAGTGATGTTTGATGCGGAGGACCAGCCCTACGACTGGCGCTACATCGATGTTAACCCCGCCTTCGAGAAAAACAACGGCCTCACCAACGCCACCGGCAAAACCATTCGGGAGCTGACGCCCAACATCGAGCCCAAGTGGTTTGCCACCTACGGCCGGGTGGCGCAAACCGGCCAGCCGCTGCGCTTCGAGGAAGACTCGGCGGCGCTGGGGCGCTGCTTCACGCTCTACGCCTTCCCGGTGGGGGCACCGGGCAGCAACCTGGTGGCCGTGCTGTTTACCGACATCACGGCCCGCAAGCAGGCCGAAGACGCCCTGCGCCTGAGCGAGGCGCGGCTGTCGCTGGCCTTGCAGGCGGGCCGCATGGGCAGCTTCGAATGGACGTCCGAGGGCGACGGCATTGCCTTGTCGGCCACGTCGAAAGAATTGTTTGGCCTGCTGCCGGGCACGGCCTTGGCCACGAGCGAGGAGGGCGCCACGCTGCTGCTGCACCCCGACGACCACGCGCGCCACCGGGCCCTGTTTGACGAGGCGTGCCGCACGGGCGAGGACTTCCACAGCATTTTCCGCATTGTGCGGCCCAACGACGGCGAAGTGCGCTGGATAGAAGAGCGCGGCCAAGGCTTCCGCGATGCCGCCACGGGCGTGGTGTACCTGCGCGGCGTGCACTGGGACGTGACCGAGACGATGATGGCCCAGCAGCGGCTGGCCGACTTCAACAGCCGGCTGGAGCAGCGCGTGGCCCGCCGCACCCGCGAGCTGCAAGCCAGCCGCGACCTGCTGCAGTCGGTGTTCGATACCAACCTGATTGCTATGAGTGTGCAGGAGGCCGTGCGCGACGAAACCGGCGCCGTGCAGGACTTCCGGCTGCGGCTGGTGAGCGGGGAGCTGGTGCGCGAAACCGGCCGCACCGACCTCGTGGGCAAGCTTTACGCCCAGGAGTACCCCGGCATCCGCGAGGCGGGCATCTTCGACCTGGCCGTGCAAGCCCTGGAAACCGGCGTGCCCCAGGGCATGGAGTATTTCTACCCGTATGAAGGCTTCGATAAGTGGTTTGCCTGCCAGTTTGTGAAGCTGGGCGACAACGGCATTGTGGCCACCAACCTCGACATCACCGAGCGCAAAACTGCCGAGCAGGAACGCCTCAAAAACCTGCGCCTGCTGGAGCAGGCCGAAGCCGTGGCCGGCCTGGGCAGCTGGGACTACGACCTGGCCACCGGCACCCTGCGCTGGTCCGACGGCATGTACCAACTCTTCGGCCTGCCCGCCGGCAGCCCCGTGGCCCCGGCCGACTACCTGGGCCGCGTGGTGGCCGAGGACCGGCCCCGGGCCGAGCACCTGGTGCAGCGCCTGGCCACCGGCGCCGGCGACTCGGAAGACACCTTGCGCCTGCAGGTGGCCGGTCGGGTGAAAACCGTGCGCATGAAGTCGGTGGTGCTCCGCGATGCACAGGGCCAGGCCGTGCGCGTGCTGGGCGTCGACCTGGACATCAGCGAGCTGCAGCGCCTGGAACAGGACAATCTGCGCCTACGCCTGACGCAGCAGCGCGCGCTGTTTGAGGCGGTGCAGGCCGCCCAGGAAGCCGAGCGCAAGCGCATGGCCGAAAGCCTGCACAACGGCATCGGCCAGATTCTGTACGCCACCAAGCTGCACCTCGACCGCCTGCACGCCCCCCTGCTGGGCACCGACCCCAGTCTGGTGGCCGCCCGCCGCGAGGCCGACCAGCTCCTGGGCGAGGCCATCCGCCAAACCCGCGCCCTCTCGCACGAGCTGGTGCCCATGGTGCTGGCCGAGTTTGGCCTGGCGGCGGCCCTGCAGGATATTTGCCGCAAGATGAGCAGCCCGCAGCTGCGTTTCCACTGCTCGGTGCAGCTCGACGCCGACGCGGCCCCGCTGGCGCCCTCGCTGCAAATGGCCCTCTACCGCATGGCCCAGGAGCTCACCCAAAACGTGGTGAAGCACGCGCGCGGCGCCACCGAAGCCGGCCTGGAGCTGGAAACCATGCCCGGCTGGGTGCTGTTCCGGGCCGAAGACAACGGCCCCGGCTTTGCCGCCGCGCCGGCTCAAAGCCCCGGCCTGGGCCTGCGCAGCATCCGCGACCGGGTGGCCCTGCTCGGCGGGCAGCTTGAAATCGGTTCCGTCCCTACCGGCGGCGCCTACGTACGCATCCGCATTCCCTTACCTGTTTTCCTCAAACCATGA